One window of Paenibacillus sp. FSL K6-3182 genomic DNA carries:
- a CDS encoding cysteine desulfurase, giving the protein MNINAIREQFPILHQEINGHPLVYLDSAASSQKPRSVIDAVNRYYELDNANVHRGVHTLGSRATDAYEGAREKVAKFLNAGAPEQIIFTRGTTTALNLVASSYARSVCGEGDEIVITPMEHHSNLIPWQQAAKATGATLKYIPMQPDGTISLEDIEKTITPQTKVVSITYVSNVLGLINPIKEITQIAHRNGAIMVVDGAQSTPHMKIDLQDLDVDFYAFSGHKMCGPTGIGALYGKKALLNKMEPIEYGGEMIDFVDLYESTWKEIPYRFEGGTPIIAGAVGLGAAIDFLQEIGLDEIDQHERRLATYAYEKLSSLEGITLYGPKQNRVGLITFNLDDVHPHDVATVLDSKGIAIRAGHHCCQPLMRWLNVSATARASFYLYNTEDEIDRLADALLQTKEFFGHAIG; this is encoded by the coding sequence ATGAATATAAATGCGATTCGGGAGCAGTTCCCGATATTGCATCAAGAAATAAACGGGCACCCGCTCGTTTATCTGGACAGCGCGGCATCTTCGCAGAAGCCGCGCTCCGTCATTGATGCGGTTAATCGGTACTATGAGCTGGATAACGCGAACGTTCATCGCGGTGTGCATACACTTGGTTCCAGGGCGACTGATGCCTATGAGGGAGCGCGCGAGAAGGTAGCGAAGTTTCTGAATGCGGGAGCACCGGAGCAAATTATTTTCACACGCGGTACTACAACAGCATTAAACTTGGTTGCTTCAAGCTATGCACGCAGTGTATGCGGTGAAGGTGATGAAATTGTCATCACACCTATGGAGCATCACAGTAATTTAATTCCGTGGCAGCAGGCTGCTAAGGCCACTGGCGCAACGTTGAAATATATCCCGATGCAGCCCGATGGTACCATTTCTCTTGAGGACATTGAGAAAACGATCACTCCACAGACGAAGGTGGTTTCCATCACTTACGTCTCAAACGTGCTCGGTCTCATAAATCCGATTAAAGAAATTACCCAAATTGCGCATCGTAACGGTGCCATTATGGTCGTGGATGGCGCTCAGAGCACACCGCATATGAAGATCGATCTCCAAGATTTGGATGTTGATTTTTATGCTTTTTCTGGTCATAAAATGTGTGGTCCTACCGGCATCGGCGCATTATATGGCAAGAAGGCACTGCTTAACAAGATGGAGCCGATTGAGTATGGCGGCGAGATGATTGATTTTGTTGATCTTTATGAGTCTACGTGGAAAGAGATTCCGTACCGCTTTGAAGGCGGCACTCCCATTATTGCGGGTGCGGTTGGACTCGGTGCTGCAATTGACTTCCTACAAGAAATTGGACTAGATGAAATTGATCAGCATGAGAGACGTTTAGCCACATATGCTTACGAGAAGCTATCTTCGCTGGAAGGCATCACATTGTACGGTCCGAAGCAAAATCGTGTAGGACTCATCACATTCAACTTGGATGATGTACATCCGCATGATGTTGCGACCGTGCTTGATTCCAAAGGCATTGCGATTCGTGCAGGCCATCACTGCTGCCAGCCGCTAATGCGTTGGCTGAATGTATCGGCAACGGCAAGAGCAAGCTTTTATTTATATAATACTGAAGATGAAATTGACCGCTTAGCCGATGCCTTACTACAAACAAAGGAGTTCTTCGGTCATGCAATTGGATGA
- the sufD gene encoding Fe-S cluster assembly protein SufD: MSTQLSTQANRQAAEALARSKGEPNWLVELRGEAADLAGTLGWPKPEKVRIERWNLTALGNYEQPTTVGAISELPQAVRELITEGTENLLVQRNSGIVWNQFSNELASKGVIFTDLETACKEHGDLVQKYLFQAVAKDEDKLTALHAALWNGGVFVYVPKDVEVELPLQAIFYNDNAEATFAPHILIVADNNSRVTYVDCVVSEPGASSAPFVHPSVVEVFVKPGAHVRFSSIHHMAETGVDMSIRRSVIENDGQMEWIIGDLNDGNTLSDTKSMLKGTGSTSDAKVISVGKNAQQNSLTTQAVHFGKSSDSNMVTRAVMKDSASAIINGITKIEKGATKANGVQTEKVLMLSPKARGDANPILLIDEDDVTAGHAASVGQVNPEQVYYLMSRGISKQDAERLIIYGFLAPVVSEIPVEAVRGQLQRLLERKLEG; the protein is encoded by the coding sequence ATGAGTACACAACTATCAACGCAGGCCAACCGTCAAGCTGCTGAAGCGCTGGCACGTAGTAAAGGCGAGCCGAACTGGCTTGTTGAACTGCGCGGAGAAGCGGCAGACCTTGCCGGAACACTCGGATGGCCTAAGCCGGAGAAGGTTCGTATTGAACGGTGGAATTTGACAGCACTAGGAAACTACGAGCAACCGACAACGGTTGGAGCAATTAGCGAACTTCCACAAGCAGTTCGTGAATTGATCACAGAAGGAACTGAAAATTTGCTTGTTCAACGTAATTCCGGCATCGTATGGAATCAGTTTTCAAACGAATTGGCTAGCAAAGGCGTTATTTTCACAGATTTGGAGACGGCATGCAAAGAGCATGGCGACCTCGTTCAAAAATATTTGTTCCAAGCAGTAGCGAAGGATGAAGATAAGCTTACAGCACTTCATGCAGCACTTTGGAACGGCGGCGTATTCGTTTACGTTCCCAAAGATGTTGAAGTTGAGCTGCCGCTTCAAGCGATTTTCTACAATGATAATGCTGAAGCGACATTTGCTCCGCATATCTTGATCGTAGCGGACAATAATAGCCGAGTGACATATGTGGATTGTGTTGTATCCGAACCGGGAGCAAGCAGTGCTCCTTTCGTACATCCATCTGTTGTTGAAGTGTTCGTAAAGCCAGGCGCTCATGTTCGTTTCAGCTCCATCCATCATATGGCTGAGACGGGCGTGGATATGTCAATCCGTCGTTCGGTCATTGAAAATGACGGCCAAATGGAATGGATTATCGGTGATTTGAATGACGGAAATACGTTGTCAGACACGAAATCCATGTTGAAGGGCACAGGCTCTACTTCTGATGCAAAAGTAATCAGCGTAGGCAAAAATGCTCAACAAAACAGCTTGACTACGCAAGCCGTTCACTTCGGCAAAAGCTCTGACAGCAACATGGTAACACGTGCAGTAATGAAGGATTCCGCTTCAGCGATCATTAACGGAATTACAAAAATCGAGAAGGGTGCGACGAAAGCGAACGGTGTACAAACCGAGAAGGTGCTCATGTTGAGCCCTAAAGCGCGCGGCGATGCCAATCCGATTTTGCTTATAGATGAAGATGATGTAACAGCAGGCCACGCAGCAAGCGTGGGGCAAGTAAACCCTGAGCAGGTATATTACCTAATGTCTCGCGGTATATCTAAGCAAGACGCTGAACGTCTAATTATTTACGGCTTTTTGGCTCCAGTCGTATCGGAAATTCCAGTCGAGGCGGTACGCGGTCAGCTTCAGCGTTTGCTCGAAAGGAAGCTAGAGGGATGA
- the sufC gene encoding Fe-S cluster assembly ATPase SufC — MSTHFVIDGLKAAIDGKEILKGINLEIKGGEIHAIMGPNGTGKSTLASALMGHPKYEVTEGTAVLDGADILEMGVDERALAGLFLAMQYPSEIPGVTNSDFLRSALNARLGEGNEISLIKFIRKMESKMKELEMNAEFAHRYLNEGFSGGEKKRNEILQMMLLDPKIVVLDEIDSGLDIDALRIVSQGVNAMRSEDRGFLIITHYQRLLNYITPDYVHVMMQGRIVKSGGPELAERLENEGYDWVKEELGIEDETVGQA, encoded by the coding sequence ATGTCTACTCATTTTGTCATTGATGGTCTGAAAGCGGCTATCGACGGAAAAGAGATTTTGAAAGGTATTAACCTAGAAATTAAAGGTGGAGAAATTCACGCGATCATGGGCCCGAACGGTACCGGTAAATCTACACTGGCATCCGCTTTGATGGGACATCCTAAATATGAAGTAACAGAAGGAACGGCAGTACTAGATGGCGCTGACATCCTTGAAATGGGTGTTGACGAGCGCGCACTTGCTGGTTTGTTTCTTGCAATGCAATATCCAAGTGAAATTCCAGGCGTAACGAACTCTGACTTTCTACGCAGTGCGCTAAATGCACGTCTTGGCGAAGGCAATGAAATCTCGTTGATCAAGTTCATTCGCAAAATGGAAAGCAAAATGAAAGAGCTTGAAATGAATGCTGAATTCGCTCACCGTTACCTTAACGAAGGTTTCTCAGGCGGCGAGAAAAAACGTAACGAAATTTTGCAAATGATGCTTCTTGATCCAAAAATCGTTGTTCTTGATGAGATCGATTCAGGTCTTGACATAGATGCACTTCGTATCGTATCACAAGGCGTAAATGCTATGCGTTCGGAAGATCGCGGTTTCCTTATCATTACTCACTATCAGCGTTTGCTTAACTATATTACTCCAGACTATGTACATGTTATGATGCAAGGCCGTATCGTTAAATCGGGTGGTCCTGAGCTGGCTGAGCGTTTGGAAAACGAAGGTTATGATTGGGTAAAAGAAGAGCTTGGAATCGAAGATGAAACGGTCGGTCAGGCTTAA
- a CDS encoding DUF1802 family protein has protein sequence MTAKKEQQPIALKEWAVSVKALAEGQQIIVMRKGGIIEETRDFQLISPSFYLMPAYEHQKKHLLKEQYVDGLDETLANWSIDMETIKLEAYAEVVEDIEVTDQETLDRLRDLHIWTDTFAEERLRWKKTKPLHVLLLRVYRLETPLEISMRPAYNGCKSWVRMENEIPSPKMLPVLDEETFLFEVQKIKNALA, from the coding sequence GTGACTGCAAAAAAAGAACAACAGCCGATCGCTTTGAAAGAGTGGGCTGTCAGTGTAAAAGCGCTCGCAGAGGGGCAGCAAATTATCGTTATGCGTAAAGGCGGAATCATTGAAGAAACAAGAGATTTTCAGCTTATTAGCCCTAGCTTTTATTTAATGCCTGCTTACGAGCACCAGAAGAAACATCTTCTAAAGGAGCAATATGTTGACGGTTTGGATGAAACGTTAGCGAATTGGTCGATAGACATGGAAACGATTAAGCTAGAAGCTTACGCTGAGGTCGTTGAAGATATTGAAGTAACGGATCAAGAAACACTCGATCGTTTACGCGATTTGCATATATGGACAGATACGTTTGCAGAGGAAAGATTGCGCTGGAAAAAAACCAAGCCGCTGCATGTTTTATTGCTTCGAGTTTACCGATTGGAGACGCCTTTGGAAATTTCGATGAGGCCTGCTTATAATGGATGCAAATCTTGGGTAAGAATGGAAAATGAAATACCATCTCCAAAGATGCTGCCTGTACTGGATGAAGAAACCTTTCTGTTTGAAGTTCAAAAAATTAAAAATGCATTGGCATAA
- the mtnK gene encoding S-methyl-5-thioribose kinase, producing MSAYHPLTEQEAIQIALSLDGYFPKGASLTSREIGDGNLNLVFHIVDSSSGKSLIMKQALPYAKVVGESWPLTLDRARIESDKLILEGELAPGLVPNVYKYDPELYLTIMEDLSDHIIMRQGLIGGTRYPKFADDISTFMARTLFFTSDLGMNQQEKKQRVKAFINPELCKITEDLIFDDPYTNSPNNSFDPAIQDAAETLWQDSQLHFEVAILRDKFLTNAQALLHGDLHTGSVFVTPESTKVIDPEFAYYGPIGFDIGAVIANLLLNFAGQEHWSTDTETRNDFRRYLTDSVRDLWNLFDQKFRALWDEHGLDRIASSTPGYQDYYMNRLLQDAVGFAGCKIVRRIVGLSHVIDVDRIPDAAAKEKAQRLALAIGTSLIRNNRNTQSIEEIIDVALSLANK from the coding sequence GTGTCTGCATATCATCCATTAACAGAACAAGAAGCCATTCAAATAGCTCTTTCGCTTGACGGTTATTTCCCAAAGGGGGCAAGTTTAACCAGCCGAGAAATTGGAGACGGTAATTTAAACTTGGTTTTCCACATCGTTGATTCTAGCAGCGGCAAGAGCCTTATTATGAAACAGGCGCTTCCTTATGCTAAAGTTGTTGGTGAGTCTTGGCCGCTTACACTCGATCGTGCACGTATTGAAAGTGATAAGCTTATTTTGGAAGGCGAGCTTGCTCCTGGACTTGTTCCAAACGTTTATAAATATGACCCTGAGCTCTATCTCACCATTATGGAAGATCTCAGCGATCATATTATCATGCGTCAAGGGTTGATTGGCGGAACACGTTATCCTAAATTCGCGGACGATATTTCAACATTTATGGCGCGGACTTTATTTTTCACCTCTGATCTTGGCATGAACCAGCAGGAAAAGAAGCAGCGCGTAAAAGCTTTTATTAATCCTGAGTTATGTAAAATAACAGAGGATCTCATATTCGACGATCCTTATACGAATTCGCCTAACAACAGCTTTGATCCAGCTATTCAGGATGCTGCTGAGACGCTTTGGCAGGATTCACAGCTTCATTTTGAAGTAGCGATTCTACGAGACAAATTTTTAACAAATGCACAAGCGCTGTTGCATGGCGATCTTCATACGGGCAGTGTTTTCGTAACGCCTGAATCTACAAAGGTCATCGATCCTGAATTCGCTTATTATGGCCCTATCGGCTTTGATATCGGTGCTGTTATTGCGAATTTGCTTCTCAACTTTGCAGGGCAAGAGCATTGGAGCACGGATACAGAAACGAGAAATGACTTCCGTCGTTATTTGACCGATTCGGTGCGTGATTTGTGGAATCTATTCGATCAAAAATTCCGTGCATTATGGGATGAGCATGGTCTCGATCGTATTGCTTCTTCAACACCAGGCTACCAAGATTACTATATGAATCGTTTGCTGCAGGACGCTGTTGGTTTTGCAGGCTGCAAAATCGTACGCCGAATCGTCGGTTTGTCTCATGTAATCGATGTAGATCGTATCCCTGATGCAGCTGCTAAAGAGAAAGCTCAGCGCCTCGCTCTTGCTATTGGAACATCGCTGATTCGCAACAACCGCAATACGCAATCCATTGAGGAAATTATTGACGTTGCCTTATCACTTGCAAATAAATGA
- the mtnA gene encoding S-methyl-5-thioribose-1-phosphate isomerase: protein MTTNNYAGLQSVIWTEDRLDLLDQRLLPEEIVYLPLTTAEDVWEAIRHLKVRGAPAIGISAAYGVVLGSRDEQTTEAWLAQVVKQAEYLATSRPTAVNLFWALDRMKAAAASYIEKGLSLEESKAALLTEAIAIQSEDEETNRMIGEHALSLFKDDMGVLTHCNAGGLATAKYGTALAPFYLALERGITLRVYADETRPVLQGARLTAFELQQAGVDVTLICDNMAGMIMAKGWVDAVIVGTDRVAANGDVANKIGTYSVAVLAKAHGIPFYVASPLSTIDLNTPTGSEIPIEERNAEEITEGFGKRTAPQGIKVYNPAFDVTPNEYVTAIITEKGIVQAPYDVNLRKLFE from the coding sequence ATGACAACAAATAATTATGCTGGCTTGCAATCGGTTATCTGGACCGAAGACAGGCTTGATTTACTTGACCAACGGCTTTTGCCAGAAGAAATCGTTTATTTGCCTTTAACGACAGCAGAGGATGTATGGGAAGCGATTCGTCACTTAAAAGTACGCGGAGCTCCAGCCATCGGCATTTCAGCAGCTTACGGCGTCGTTCTAGGCAGCCGAGATGAGCAAACCACTGAGGCATGGCTCGCGCAAGTCGTCAAGCAAGCAGAATATCTCGCGACTTCAAGACCAACCGCTGTTAACTTGTTCTGGGCACTTGATCGCATGAAAGCAGCTGCCGCTTCTTACATCGAGAAAGGCTTGTCGCTTGAGGAAAGCAAAGCCGCATTGCTAACGGAAGCAATCGCGATTCAAAGCGAAGATGAAGAAACAAACAGAATGATCGGTGAACATGCACTATCATTGTTTAAAGATGATATGGGCGTTTTGACACACTGTAATGCTGGCGGCTTGGCAACGGCTAAATACGGCACAGCTCTTGCACCCTTCTACTTAGCCTTGGAACGCGGTATTACACTGCGTGTATATGCTGACGAAACGCGTCCTGTCCTTCAAGGCGCTCGGTTAACAGCATTTGAATTGCAGCAGGCAGGCGTCGATGTGACGCTTATTTGCGACAACATGGCGGGTATGATTATGGCTAAGGGCTGGGTAGATGCGGTTATCGTAGGTACTGACCGCGTTGCTGCAAATGGTGATGTAGCTAACAAAATCGGAACGTACAGCGTAGCTGTACTCGCTAAAGCTCACGGCATTCCTTTTTATGTAGCAAGTCCTCTTTCTACAATTGATTTGAATACGCCGACTGGTTCTGAAATTCCAATTGAAGAACGCAACGCGGAAGAAATTACAGAAGGCTTCGGCAAACGTACTGCTCCTCAGGGCATTAAAGTATACAATCCGGCCTTCGACGTAACGCCTAATGAATATGTAACTGCCATTATTACTGAAAAAGGCATCGTCCAAGCGCCATACGATGTTAATCTTCGCAAACTTTTTGAATAA
- a CDS encoding DUF1805 domain-containing protein, with the protein MMRMVPFTLENGETVLGVEVKLPKTTLLAIMTDKGYIMCGALDVSLLNERLKDREIIAGRAVGVKTLEELMEAPLESVTLTAETKGVVVGMKGSEALQLML; encoded by the coding sequence ATGATGCGGATGGTTCCTTTCACACTGGAGAATGGAGAAACCGTACTTGGCGTTGAAGTGAAGCTGCCCAAAACAACTTTGCTCGCTATCATGACGGACAAAGGATATATTATGTGCGGTGCGCTTGATGTTTCTCTGCTTAATGAGCGACTCAAAGACCGGGAAATTATAGCTGGCAGAGCTGTCGGAGTAAAAACGTTGGAAGAGTTGATGGAAGCCCCTTTGGAATCCGTTACTTTAACAGCAGAGACAAAGGGTGTTGTAGTAGGCATGAAAGGCTCGGAAGCGCTCCAATTGATGCTTTAA
- a CDS encoding S-Ena type endospore appendage, with protein MGCNNSATALTCCADKNFVQDKVCTPWSGTVVAADVLVVVFTNNINQNIVGTGYLQYDIGPDDITFDFLDSTGTPINAAPFTLSPGTSLAFTYRRFSAIQITLPAASPGTYQGEFCITTRYPVQ; from the coding sequence ATGGGTTGTAATAATTCTGCAACTGCTTTAACTTGTTGTGCTGATAAAAACTTTGTACAAGATAAAGTATGTACCCCCTGGAGTGGCACCGTTGTCGCTGCTGACGTCCTAGTTGTCGTATTCACAAATAATATTAATCAAAATATTGTCGGTACCGGGTATTTGCAATACGACATCGGTCCAGATGATATTACATTTGATTTTCTCGACAGCACGGGAACTCCAATCAATGCTGCTCCATTTACACTCTCTCCCGGAACGAGTCTTGCTTTTACGTATAGGCGCTTCAGTGCCATTCAAATAACGCTTCCAGCAGCTTCACCAGGTACCTATCAAGGGGAGTTCTGCATAACTACCCGTTACCCTGTCCAATAA
- a CDS encoding S-Ena type endospore appendage, whose product MCEANSTLSCCSDKVIVQDKVCSNWQLAAAGTQIIYSNNISQTINGTGYVKYETGTAPLTVSFFRTGIVAAIQTIVIPVGGSASFTVARFNTISLTTTAAAQGEFCITVRYSL is encoded by the coding sequence ATGTGTGAAGCAAATTCTACACTTAGTTGTTGCTCAGACAAAGTCATTGTGCAAGATAAAGTGTGCTCGAATTGGCAATTAGCTGCAGCTGGGACCCAAATCATTTATTCGAACAATATATCACAAACCATCAATGGTACAGGATATGTTAAATATGAAACCGGTACAGCACCATTAACAGTAAGCTTCTTCAGAACAGGAATCGTAGCAGCTATTCAAACTATAGTTATTCCTGTTGGAGGCAGTGCATCATTTACGGTAGCACGATTTAATACCATTTCCTTAACTACGACGGCAGCAGCACAAGGGGAGTTTTGTATTACTGTCCGTTATAGTCTTTAA
- a CDS encoding S-Ena type endospore appendage: protein MLVEKECCGNILLQGNLTGLQIWETDIEAKVKAAQITIYSSPSSTDPLEVEIVGTETKLMIVPPGNTVNFIGEGIKSVKVSAKGNELLYIEGKYVISTTIALHSNPIPLNEQ, encoded by the coding sequence ATGCTGGTCGAAAAAGAATGCTGTGGAAATATATTACTCCAGGGTAATCTAACGGGACTTCAAATATGGGAGACAGATATTGAAGCAAAAGTTAAGGCGGCGCAAATTACTATATACTCGAGTCCATCGAGCACAGATCCTTTGGAAGTAGAAATTGTTGGTACAGAAACTAAACTAATGATTGTACCACCTGGCAATACGGTTAATTTTATTGGTGAAGGCATTAAGTCCGTAAAAGTTTCTGCAAAAGGCAATGAATTACTTTATATTGAGGGGAAATATGTAATTTCAACTACGATTGCTCTGCATTCGAACCCTATTCCATTAAATGAACAATAA
- a CDS encoding EAL domain-containing protein has protein sequence MTKRIDGFPDRKRQLLKQSLNGSLVVSCLLAALGLVWIIVSFILISNTMYKWTALAIAASLIVTAVIVYIKRNVTFSFQNYHTAIVETLLRSEAVPLAILDKNGIVMELNEASGRTLGYDRTELLGETILRLVEPGSRQLLQETFEHALLGETKQININITHGSGFPLELQVVCSPMIQMDEVIGTVVISQDLSDRKRNLERIRYMAYHDDMTGLPNRTLFQMKLTETLTRAKEEERIVGICYLDLDRFKLVNASFGREFGDILLMQVAERLNRDLDDNDFAARMEGDEFALLFCNLRSEKHLLELCRNLLRSIEEPYELSGFPLHITASIGLVTNRNADDDSYSLIKKADMALVKVKESGKNDCLLYSEDWSNSSLERLTLQHEMYRAIQREEFILHYQPQYDLSSGTMVGVEALVRWNHPIKGMIPPGNFIPLAEESGMIVQIGDWVLEEACRQNKAWQDAGLPLMPVSVNLSIRQFVQTDLAGKVAAVLEKTGLDPKYLDLEITESMTMDVSHVSRCLLDLTALGVNISVDDFGTGYSSFHYLKNFPIDRLKIDRSFVRDIQQDPSDAEIVAAIIAMAHNLNIQVIAEGVETEGQMEFLRKHKCDEMQGFFWSPPVSSENIEQMLSPGYA, from the coding sequence GTGACGAAACGGATAGATGGTTTTCCTGATAGAAAGCGGCAACTCCTCAAGCAATCATTAAATGGATCGTTGGTTGTTAGCTGTTTGCTGGCAGCACTCGGGTTGGTCTGGATTATCGTATCATTTATATTAATTTCTAACACGATGTACAAATGGACCGCTTTGGCCATCGCTGCATCGTTAATCGTAACTGCAGTAATTGTTTATATAAAGCGAAATGTGACGTTTAGCTTCCAAAATTATCATACGGCAATTGTAGAGACCTTGCTTCGTTCAGAAGCCGTTCCGCTGGCGATATTGGATAAAAACGGGATTGTCATGGAGTTGAATGAGGCGTCTGGCCGTACACTTGGCTATGACCGAACCGAGCTTCTCGGAGAAACGATTTTGCGATTAGTCGAGCCAGGCAGCCGGCAATTGCTGCAAGAAACATTTGAGCATGCTTTGCTTGGAGAAACGAAACAGATCAATATTAACATTACGCATGGTTCAGGTTTTCCGCTCGAGCTTCAAGTTGTTTGCTCACCTATGATACAGATGGATGAAGTCATCGGAACGGTAGTGATAAGTCAAGATCTAAGCGATCGCAAACGTAATCTTGAACGAATTCGCTATATGGCCTATCACGATGATATGACCGGATTGCCGAATCGCACTTTGTTTCAAATGAAACTGACGGAGACGTTGACAAGGGCGAAGGAAGAGGAACGTATCGTTGGTATTTGTTATTTGGATTTAGATCGCTTTAAGCTGGTTAATGCATCCTTTGGACGTGAATTTGGTGATATTCTTCTCATGCAAGTTGCAGAAAGACTAAATCGAGATCTTGATGACAATGATTTTGCAGCGCGTATGGAAGGCGATGAATTTGCTTTATTATTTTGCAATTTACGATCGGAGAAGCATTTGCTTGAGCTGTGCAGAAATCTCCTCAGGTCGATTGAAGAGCCCTATGAGCTGAGCGGCTTCCCGTTACATATTACAGCGAGTATTGGTTTGGTTACAAACCGCAACGCGGATGATGATAGTTATTCGCTTATCAAGAAAGCAGATATGGCGCTTGTCAAAGTGAAGGAAAGCGGGAAAAATGATTGCCTGCTTTATTCGGAGGACTGGAGCAATTCGTCATTGGAGCGACTTACGCTGCAGCATGAGATGTACCGCGCTATTCAGCGCGAAGAATTCATTTTGCATTATCAACCGCAATATGATTTGAGCTCAGGTACTATGGTTGGCGTAGAGGCGCTAGTAAGATGGAATCATCCGATTAAAGGCATGATACCGCCAGGGAACTTTATCCCGTTAGCTGAAGAGAGCGGCATGATTGTCCAAATAGGCGATTGGGTACTGGAAGAGGCCTGCCGTCAAAACAAAGCATGGCAAGACGCTGGATTGCCACTAATGCCGGTATCCGTCAATTTATCGATTAGGCAATTTGTTCAAACGGATCTCGCAGGCAAGGTAGCGGCAGTACTTGAGAAAACAGGCCTCGATCCAAAATACTTGGATCTGGAAATCACGGAGTCGATGACGATGGATGTGAGCCATGTGTCTCGCTGTTTGCTCGACTTAACGGCATTAGGCGTTAATATTAGCGTTGATGATTTTGGCACAGGCTATAGTTCATTCCATTATTTGAAAAACTTCCCGATTGATCGGTTGAAAATTGACCGTTCCTTCGTACGTGATATTCAGCAGGACCCGAGTGATGCAGAAATCGTTGCTGCAATTATTGCAATGGCTCATAACCTGAATATTCAGGTTATCGCAGAAGGCGTGGAGACTGAAGGGCAAATGGAGTTTCTTCGCAAGCATAAATGCGATGAAATGCAGGGCTTCTTCTGGAGTCCGCCTGTATCAAGTGAAAACATTGAACAAATGTTATCTCCGGGTTATGCATAA
- a CDS encoding DUF423 domain-containing protein — protein MFPKYFAIGAINAVLAIALGAFGAHGLEKQLSDHYLEVFETGVRYHMYSALGLMLISLFAKQMGTSKLALNGGRLILSGMIIFSGSLYVLSLTSFSKLGMITPIGGVAIIAGWICIITAALKKESN, from the coding sequence ATGTTTCCAAAATATTTTGCAATAGGTGCAATAAACGCGGTTTTAGCCATTGCTTTAGGCGCATTCGGAGCACATGGATTAGAAAAACAATTGAGTGATCATTATTTAGAGGTTTTTGAAACAGGAGTTCGTTATCACATGTACAGCGCACTCGGTTTAATGCTAATTTCCTTGTTCGCGAAACAAATGGGGACGAGCAAGCTTGCTTTAAATGGCGGTCGATTAATTCTGTCAGGAATGATCATTTTTAGCGGCAGTTTGTACGTATTATCGCTTACGAGCTTCAGCAAGCTTGGCATGATTACACCTATTGGCGGCGTTGCTATTATTGCTGGCTGGATATGTATTATTACTGCAGCACTTAAGAAAGAAAGTAATTAG